The Lacrimispora xylanolytica genome has a segment encoding these proteins:
- the mnmG gene encoding tRNA uridine-5-carboxymethylaminomethyl(34) synthesis enzyme MnmG: MQYLEESYDVVVVGAGHAGCEASLACARLGLETIVFTVSVDSIALMPCNPNIGGSSKGHLVRELDALGGEMGKNIDKTFIQSKMLNQSKGPAVHSLRAQADKQDYSREMRRTLERTEHLTIRQAEVTEIMTEDGAIAGVKTYSGAIYRCKAVVLATGTYLKARCIYGDVSEYTGPNGLKAANYLTESLKAHGIEMLRFKTGTPARVDKKSVDFSKMEEQLGDERVVPFSFSTDPETIQKEQISCWLTYTNEKTHGIIRENLDRSPLYSGAIEGTGPRYCPSIEDKVVKFPDKDRHQVFVEPEGIYTNEMYLGGMSSSLPEDVQYAMYRTVPGLENVKIVRNAYAIEYDCINSRQLKPTLEFKGIDGLFSGGQFNGSSGYEEAAVQGFMAGVNAAMKVLGREPKILDRSQAYIGVLIDDLVTKENHEPYRMMTSRAEYRLLLRQDNADLRLMKIGHDIGLITEEQYENLLKKEQSIETEMKRLESTNVGASREIQEFLEANGSTPLKTGTTLAELVRRPELNYIMLTKIDKNRPELPWDVAQQVDINIKYDGYIRRQKQQVSQYKKLENKKLDVTFDYETVKGLRREAIQKLNLYKPMSIGQASRISGVSPADISVLLVYLEQLRYQKSQEKKEGEGSHDGEL, from the coding sequence ATGCAGTATTTAGAAGAATCATATGATGTTGTGGTCGTTGGTGCCGGCCACGCAGGCTGCGAGGCATCCTTGGCCTGCGCACGCCTTGGCCTTGAGACCATTGTGTTTACCGTTAGTGTCGACAGCATTGCCTTAATGCCCTGCAATCCCAATATCGGAGGAAGCTCCAAAGGACATCTAGTCCGGGAGCTTGATGCCCTTGGCGGGGAAATGGGAAAAAATATAGATAAAACCTTTATTCAGTCTAAGATGCTTAACCAGTCCAAGGGTCCTGCAGTGCATTCCCTTCGGGCACAGGCGGATAAGCAGGATTATTCCAGGGAAATGAGACGGACCTTAGAGCGTACGGAGCATCTGACCATACGTCAGGCAGAGGTAACAGAAATTATGACGGAAGATGGAGCCATTGCAGGCGTAAAGACATATTCCGGAGCTATTTATCGTTGTAAGGCGGTTGTTTTGGCCACAGGAACGTATTTAAAGGCAAGATGCATCTACGGCGACGTAAGCGAGTATACAGGCCCTAACGGCTTAAAGGCCGCCAATTACTTAACGGAGTCCTTAAAAGCTCATGGAATTGAAATGCTGCGGTTTAAAACAGGTACTCCTGCCAGAGTGGATAAAAAGAGCGTGGATTTCTCCAAAATGGAAGAGCAGCTTGGAGATGAGAGAGTGGTACCATTTTCTTTTTCCACGGATCCGGAGACCATCCAGAAGGAGCAGATTTCCTGCTGGCTTACTTATACCAACGAAAAGACTCATGGAATTATCCGGGAGAATTTAGACCGTTCTCCTCTCTATTCCGGAGCCATTGAAGGTACCGGGCCGAGATACTGCCCATCCATTGAAGATAAGGTAGTGAAGTTCCCGGACAAGGACCGCCATCAGGTGTTTGTTGAGCCGGAGGGAATCTATACCAATGAGATGTATTTAGGCGGCATGTCAAGCTCACTTCCTGAGGATGTCCAGTACGCCATGTACCGCACGGTACCAGGCCTTGAGAATGTGAAAATCGTTCGTAATGCCTATGCCATAGAATATGACTGCATCAATTCCAGACAGCTTAAGCCTACACTGGAATTTAAGGGGATAGACGGACTCTTTAGCGGCGGACAGTTTAATGGAAGCTCTGGCTATGAGGAAGCGGCTGTACAGGGCTTTATGGCTGGAGTCAATGCTGCTATGAAGGTTCTTGGCAGGGAGCCCAAGATTCTTGACCGTTCCCAGGCTTATATTGGAGTTCTTATTGACGATCTGGTAACCAAGGAAAATCATGAGCCATACCGTATGATGACCTCAAGAGCGGAATACCGTTTGCTTCTTCGCCAGGACAATGCGGATCTGCGTCTCATGAAGATAGGCCATGACATCGGCCTTATCACAGAAGAACAGTATGAGAACCTTCTTAAGAAGGAACAGTCCATAGAAACAGAGATGAAACGTCTGGAGTCTACCAATGTGGGAGCATCCAGAGAGATTCAGGAATTTTTAGAAGCAAATGGGAGCACACCTTTAAAAACAGGAACCACCTTGGCAGAATTGGTAAGAAGACCAGAGCTTAATTATATTATGTTAACTAAAATAGATAAAAACAGACCAGAGCTTCCATGGGATGTGGCTCAGCAGGTAGATATCAACATCAAGTATGATGGTTATATCCGAAGACAAAAGCAACAGGTCTCCCAGTATAAGAAGCTGGAAAATAAGAAACTGGATGTAACCTTTGATTATGAAACGGTCAAAGGATTGAGGCGTGAGGCCATCCAGAAATTAAATCTTTATAAGCCAATGTCAATTGGACAGGCATCCAGAATCTCCGGAGTATCACCGGCTGACATTTCTGTATTGCTGGTGTATTTAGAACAGCTTAGGTATCAGAAGAGCCAGGAAAAGAAGGAGGGGGAAGGCAGCCATGATGGAGAGCTTTAA